The Panicum hallii strain FIL2 chromosome 9, PHallii_v3.1, whole genome shotgun sequence genome has a window encoding:
- the LOC112877930 gene encoding uncharacterized protein LOC112877930, which yields MKPHVVAAASLLLIALAATTAGAVTFNATDAASGTAGGQRFDQAVGLAYASQVLSNASTFIWSAFNQTSPADRKPVDAVTLVVADVGGAPAFASGDVITLSAPYVGNYSGDVKTEVTGVLYHEMAHVWQWDGQGQANGGLIEGIADFVRLKAGYAPGHWVKPGQGDRWDQGYDVTAWFLDYCDLLRPGFVAQLNAKMKDGYSDDFFAQILGKSVQQLWQDYKAKYE from the exons ATGAAGCCTCACGTCGTCGCAGCCGCTTCCCTCCTGCTCATCGCCCTGGCCGCGACGACGGCCGGCGCCGTCACGTTCAACGCGACGGACGCGGCGTCCGGCACCGCCGGCGGCCAGCGGTTCGACCAGGCCGTGGGCCTCGCCTACGCGAGCCAGGTGCTCTCCAACGCGTCCACCTTCATCTGGAGCGCCTTTAACCAGACCAGCCCCGCCGACCGCAAGCCCGTCGACGCGGTGACCCTCGTCGTCGCGGACGTCGGAGGCGCGCCGGCCTTCGCCAGCGGCGACGTCATCACCCTCAGCGCCCCGTACGTCGGCAACTACTCCGGCGACGTCAAAACAGAG GTGACCGGCGTGCTGTACCACGAGATGGCGCACGTGTGGCAGTGGGACGGGCAGGGCCAGGCGAACGGCGGCCTCATCGAGGGCATCGCCGACTTCGTGCGGCTCAAGGCGGGGTACGCGCCGGGGCACTGGGTGAAGCCGGGGCAGGGCGACCGGTGGGACCAGGGCTACGACGTCACGGCGTGGTTCCTGGACTACTGCGACTTGCTCAGGCCGGGGTTCGTGGCGCAGCTCAACGCCAAGATGAAGGACGGGTACAGCGATGACTTCTTCGCGCAGATCCTGGGGAAGAGCGTGCAGCAGCTGTGGCAGGACTACAAGGCCAAATACGAGTGA
- the LOC112877415 gene encoding putative ripening-related protein 4, giving the protein MVDTRVLVVFALLQITCFLFHDVSAATCHASGFIPGKGRNCDREIGLDRCCVAGKRYPQFRCSPLVSAKTPAILTFNRFESGEDATRITSCDMRFHRDKELLVILSSGWLKLDGTNRCNKKIRVRANGRSVLAKVVDECDSFHGCDEEHAFEPPCRNNVLNASPGVWKALKLNASIGEVKVTWSDV; this is encoded by the coding sequence ATGGTTGACACTAGAGTGCTGGTTGTGTTTGCCCTCTTGCAGATCACTTGCTTCCTCTTTCATGATGTCTCAGCAGCAACCTGCCATGCCAGTGGCTTCATTCCTGGCAAGGGACGAAACTGCGACAGGGAGATTGGTTTGGACAGATGCTGCGTCGCAGGCAAGCGCTATCCGCAGTTCAGGTGCTCGCCCCTGGTGTCAGCCAAGACACCAGCTATCCTGACATTCAATAGATTTGAGAGTGGTGAGGATGCAACCAGGATCACATCTTGCGACATGCGCTTTCACAGAGACAAAGAACTGCTGGTCATATTGTCCTCTGGTTGGCTGAAACTTGACGGCACGAACCGCTGCAACAAGAAGATCCGTGTCCGTGCCAATGGAAGGTCTGTCCTGGCCAAGGTCGTTGATGAATGTGACTCATTTCACGGCTGCGACGAGGAGCACGCCTTTGAGCCCCCATGCCGCAACAACGTATTGAACGCTTCGCCGGGGGTGTGGAAGGCTCTCAAGCTCAATGCAAGCATTGGAGAGGTAAAGGTCACATGGTCTGATGTCTGA
- the LOC112872803 gene encoding putative ripening-related protein 4, with the protein MASTKLLAALVLLQVLSLHAHAAKHKPGAGGGGTCRASGVLQGKAGKCKKLNGSDCCVAGHKYPQFRCSPPVSARTPATLTLNSFEKGKDGGGATFCDHRFYKDSAMVVALSSGWLQLDGTRRCGKMVRITANGRSVLAKVVDECDSVAGCDEEHNFEPPCANNVVDGSPAVWKALGLKESLGEVKVTWSDV; encoded by the coding sequence ATGGCCAGCACGAAGCTACTGGCGGCGCTCGTGCTCCTGCAGGTCCTGTCCCTCCACGCCCATGCCGCCAAGCACAagcccggcgccggcgggggcggCACCTGCCGCGCCAGCGGCGTGCTCCAGGGCAAGGCCGGCAAGTGCAAGAAGCTCAACGGCTCCGACTGCTGCGTCGCGGGCCACAAGTACCCGCAGTTCCGGTGCTCGCCCCCCGTGTCCGCCAGGACGCCGGCGACGCTGACGCTCAACAGCTTCGAGAAGGgcaaggacggcggcggcgccacctTCTGCGACCACCGCTTCTACAAGGACAGCGCGATGGTGGTCGCGCTGTCCTCCGGGTGGCTGCAGCTCGACGGCACGCGCCGCTGCGGCAAGATGGTCCGCATCACCGCCAACGGGCGCTCCGTGCTGGCCAAGGTCGTCGACGAGTGCGACTCGGTGGCCGGCTGCGACGAGGAGCACAACTTCGAGCCGCCGTGCGCCAACAACGTCGTCGACGGGTCGCCGGCAGTGTGGAAGGCGCTGGGGCTCAAGGAGAGCCTCGGAGAGGTCAAGGTCACCTGGTCCGATGTCTGA
- the LOC112875651 gene encoding uncharacterized protein LOC112875651 has translation MKLHVAVVASLLTLAAAAPAAGAVTFDATNTASDTPGGERFDQAVGLDYAEQVLSDASTFVWNTFNQPSPADRRPVDAVTLVVEDIGGVASTRANGIHLSARYVGGYSGDVRTEVTGVLYHEVVHVWQWGLQDYVAHPGIFEGIADYVRLKAGYAPGHWVQPGQGDRWDQGYDVTARFLDYCDSLQPGFVAQLNAKLKDGYSEDYFLQILGKNVQQLWQDYKAKYGG, from the coding sequence ATGAAGCTTCACGTCGCCGTGGTCGCTTCCCTCCTAACCctggccgcggccgcgccggcggccggcgccgtcACGTTCGACGCGACGAACACGGCGTCCGACACCCCCGGCGGCGAACGGTTCGACCAGGCCGTCGGCCTCGACTACGCCGAGCAGGTCCTTTCCGACGCGTCCACCTTCGTCTGGAACACCTTCAACCAGCCCAGCCCCGCCGACCGCAGGCCGGTGGACGCGGTCACCCTTGTCGTCGAGGACATCGGCGGCGTCGCCTCCACGAGGGCCAACGGCATCCACCTCAGCGCCCGGTACGTCGGCGGCTACTCCGGCGACGTCAGGACCGAGGTGACCGGGGTGCTGTACCACGAGGTGGTGCACGTCTGGCAATGGGGGCTGCAGGACTACGTGGCGCACCCGGGGATCTTCGAGGGCATCGCCGACTACGTCCGCCTCAAGGCCGGGTACGCGCCGGGGCACTGGGTGCAGCCGGGGCAGGGCGACCGGTGGGACCAGGGCTACGACGTCACGGCGAGGTTCCTGGACTACTGCGACTCGCTGCAGCCGGGCTTCGTGGCGCAGCTCAACGCCAAGCTCAAGGACGGGTACAGCGAAGACTACTTCCTGCAGATCCTGGGCAAGAACGTGCAGCAGCTGTGGCAGGACTACAAGGCTAAGTACGGGGGCTGA